A window of the Nitrososphaerota archaeon genome harbors these coding sequences:
- a CDS encoding alpha/beta hydrolase: MTTFVLVPGAWLGAWAWKEVTTLLEKGGHSAYPVTLTGMGERAHLATKDVGMDTAIQDVLNVVKYNSLDDFVLAGHSFAGKVAAAVADRVPEKVEKVIYVDAFRPERVRTPQGAFNPAIEFGPPPQGGYAIPLTEEIIDRIGKDVVGSKRKWMMSMATPWPIKLAADSITLSKNYDEVKEAYVFCNLSGDPVDEIIAGKWGKLEGPYKVMETGHWPMITKPEDLAEDLLSLAGAPAP; encoded by the coding sequence ATGACGACATTCGTCCTAGTCCCGGGCGCATGGTTGGGGGCGTGGGCCTGGAAGGAAGTGACTACACTCCTCGAGAAGGGAGGTCATTCTGCCTATCCAGTCACGCTGACCGGAATGGGCGAAAGGGCCCACCTAGCCACGAAAGATGTCGGCATGGATACCGCCATCCAGGATGTCTTGAATGTAGTCAAGTACAACAGTCTCGACGATTTCGTACTGGCGGGGCACAGCTTTGCGGGCAAGGTGGCGGCGGCCGTAGCGGACCGCGTACCCGAAAAGGTGGAGAAGGTCATCTATGTTGATGCGTTCCGACCAGAGAGAGTGAGGACACCACAGGGAGCGTTCAACCCTGCCATAGAGTTCGGGCCCCCGCCTCAGGGGGGTTATGCGATTCCCCTAACCGAGGAGATTATCGATCGCATCGGGAAGGATGTCGTAGGCTCCAAACGGAAATGGATGATGTCCATGGCGACACCCTGGCCGATCAAGCTTGCGGCCGACTCGATCACACTGTCAAAGAACTACGACGAGGTGAAGGAGGCATACGTCTTCTGCAATCTCAGTGGCGACCCCGTCGACGAGATCATCGCTGGGAAGTGGGGGAAGCTGGAAGGTCCGTACAAAGTCATGGAAACAGGTCACTGGCCGATGATAACGAAACCCGAAGATCTTGCCGAAGACTTGCTGTCTTTGGCCGGCGCTCCGGCGCCATAG
- a CDS encoding alkaline phosphatase family protein: MLPPGAVKPDYQGYCLSNIPSTAVSLLGVDGGSRVLPDDVFSGTETSGIDNVVLMLFDGLGYKEWVRQAGSGFIGSLTRKGNVRPITTVFPSTTAAALTTISTGLTPQEHGLPEWYVYMQEVGEVIVTLPFSRASESGRDTLVGAMDPRDLFEGETIFERLKASGVGSVSFTNRYLADSAYSKVSRRGAEVVPYMSASDLSVALRRNLEESRGRKLFYVYWSYVDTIEHVFGPNTEEASVEASLVSHAFQEGFLSRLSREAARRTIIIATADHGQLNVNPEETLYLNRYRKLVRSLNLAPSGARIPPWGSARDAYLSVRDDRLDETESYLSKKLEGIASVMRTDEALNEGLFGLGKPSKKFLRRIGNLMILPHGTNTVWYRYKKKDALDLKGHHGGLTRDEMTVPLATARLSDIQ, from the coding sequence ATGCTCCCTCCCGGCGCTGTCAAGCCCGACTACCAGGGCTACTGCCTCTCCAACATCCCATCGACGGCGGTCAGTCTCCTCGGTGTCGACGGCGGGTCAAGGGTCCTGCCTGACGACGTCTTTAGCGGAACGGAGACCTCGGGAATCGACAACGTCGTGTTGATGCTTTTCGACGGCCTCGGTTACAAAGAATGGGTCCGCCAGGCCGGGAGCGGGTTCATAGGTTCTCTGACCAGGAAGGGCAACGTCCGGCCCATCACCACCGTCTTCCCCTCGACGACCGCGGCCGCCCTGACCACGATCAGCACGGGGCTCACCCCCCAGGAGCATGGGCTCCCAGAGTGGTACGTCTACATGCAGGAGGTAGGCGAGGTCATCGTCACGCTCCCATTCTCAAGGGCCAGCGAGAGCGGGAGGGACACCCTGGTTGGCGCCATGGACCCCCGGGACCTATTCGAAGGCGAGACCATCTTCGAACGACTGAAGGCTTCGGGGGTCGGGAGCGTTTCCTTCACCAACAGGTATCTTGCAGACTCCGCCTACTCGAAAGTCTCCAGGCGGGGGGCCGAGGTCGTCCCGTACATGTCTGCGTCCGACCTTTCGGTGGCCCTGAGAAGAAACCTGGAGGAGTCGCGCGGGAGGAAGCTCTTCTACGTCTACTGGTCCTATGTCGACACTATCGAACACGTCTTCGGGCCCAACACCGAAGAAGCCTCCGTCGAGGCCTCCTTGGTCTCCCACGCGTTCCAGGAAGGATTCCTTTCACGACTGAGCAGGGAGGCAGCCCGGCGGACCATCATCATCGCGACCGCAGACCATGGCCAGCTGAACGTCAACCCGGAAGAGACCCTCTACCTGAACAGATACAGGAAGCTGGTCCGCTCCCTGAATCTGGCCCCGTCAGGTGCAAGAATCCCACCGTGGGGGAGCGCAAGGGACGCCTACCTTAGCGTCAGGGACGACCGCCTTGACGAAACGGAGTCCTACCTGTCAAAGAAGCTTGAGGGAATCGCATCGGTCATGCGGACGGACGAAGCCTTGAATGAAGGGTTGTTCGGGCTCGGCAAGCCCAGCAAGAAATTCCTCAGAAGGATTGGCAACCTGATGATTCTCCCGCACGGGACGAACACCGTCTGGTACAGATACAAGAAAAAGGACGCGCTCGACCTCAAAGGGCACCACGGGGGCCTCACCAGGGACGAGATGACTGTCCCGCTGGCGACCGCCAGGCTGTCAGACATCCAATGA
- a CDS encoding class I SAM-dependent methyltransferase: protein MYSRYRPGYPPEILDVLRKEIGFQKNEVVADIGSGTGLLTKLFLSNGNRVFAVEPNARMRYHADRDFAGFTNFASVAGKAERTKLRRKSIDLITAGEALHWFNASRTTKEFSRIARPGCHLCVVYTRSKTGGKLTREYLRFINKYQHDLAKVPEMNRKLVSPYFRGGKFLKFKLSGTQALDIGGLRGKILSFSFMPTPEEAERSEAFNRALKRLYNSNESDGQVRFFYETTVLLGEPSN, encoded by the coding sequence TTGTATTCGAGATACAGGCCCGGCTATCCTCCGGAAATCCTTGACGTGCTTCGCAAGGAAATAGGGTTCCAAAAGAACGAGGTCGTGGCCGATATAGGCTCAGGAACGGGGTTGCTCACGAAGCTCTTCCTATCAAATGGAAACAGGGTCTTCGCAGTCGAACCGAACGCGAGAATGAGGTACCACGCAGATCGTGACTTCGCAGGCTTCACTAATTTCGCAAGCGTCGCCGGGAAGGCCGAACGAACGAAACTAAGGAGGAAGAGCATCGACCTGATTACTGCCGGTGAGGCTCTGCATTGGTTCAATGCTTCTAGAACAACCAAGGAATTCTCACGGATTGCCAGGCCCGGCTGCCACCTTTGCGTTGTTTATACAAGATCAAAGACGGGAGGCAAATTAACTCGAGAGTATCTGAGGTTCATCAACAAATATCAACACGATCTAGCGAAAGTTCCTGAAATGAACCGAAAACTTGTGTCGCCCTACTTTAGGGGAGGGAAGTTCCTGAAGTTCAAGCTGTCAGGCACACAGGCGCTCGACATCGGGGGACTAAGGGGCAAGATCCTTTCATTCTCCTTCATGCCGACGCCAGAGGAAGCGGAGCGTTCGGAGGCGTTTAACAGGGCTCTCAAAAGGTTGTATAATTCAAACGAATCAGACGGGCAGGTAAGATTCTTCTATGAAACGACTGTACTCTTGGGGGAACCTTCTAACTAG